The window GCGCGCCCCGCTCTGGAATTATTGGATAACACGGGACTTCTCCGCGAACTCTTCCCTGAAATAAACGCCATGAAAGGGGTCGAACAACCGCCTCAGTTCCACCCAGAAGGCGACGTTTTTCAACATACCCTCCTCGCACTCGAACAATTACCAGAAGGGGTATCTTTTACCTTGGCAATGGCCGCACTGTTGCATGACGTGGGTAAGCCCGTTACTCAAACGATTGAAGATCGTATCCGCTTTACCCGTCATGAACATGAGGGAAGCCGGATGGCGGACAGGATATGCAAGGGCTTACGCATTTCCAACCGAAAGAGAAATGCGATTGTGTGGTTGGTCAAAAACCACATGCGTTTGAAAGATTTCATGAAGATGCGTCCTGCCAAACAACTTCGATACATGGCCGACCCGGGTTTTGAAGAGCTTTTGGAATTGGGACGAATTGATGCGCTGGCAAGTAATAAAGATACGTCCCTGATCAGCGACATAAAAAAGCATGTCGAAGAGCTTCGGGCGATGCAGGACAAGCAGGCGTTGATCATCAACGGTCATGATCTGATACAACAGGGATACGCGCCCGGGAATCATTTCAGAGAGCTTTTGAGTCAGGTCGAAAATGAGTTGGTGGAAGGAAAATTTAAAACGAAAGAGGAGGCTTTGGCTTATTTGTTGCAACACTTTCCTCCGCCTCTAGGGAAAAAATAAGATCATTTTCAGGCGAAACAGAAAAAAAAGCTTTTGTATCAAAAGTAGCAATTCTTCTATTCGACCTTACATTTAGTGGCAAAATTAGGGTATAATCCTATAGTATTAGGTATCCCTTCGGGGATATTGTTGACAAAAAGGCGTAGAAATCGCTGGCAAGAAATGTGCTTGTCAGTGTTGCTGTGTAGTGCCGGAGGTCAACATCAGCAATGAAGAAGAGGACTATGCAAAAACATATTCTACCGGGTCAAGCCAGACAAGGGACGCATCTTCTTTTTGCGCGTAGAAAACAGCGTCATGAGCATCATCAATCCGGTGCTGCCTTGATCATTTCCCTTGCTATCTTATTGGTATTGCTTTCATTAGCGATCACCTTTATTCTAATTGTTCGTTTTGAAACCTATATGGCGAACCAGACCCATCAACGGACACGGTCGGAACATTTACTGGACGGCGCTATAGCGCAAGCGCAGTATCGTCTTAATCGTGATTTGGAAGTACATCCTGATGCGCTCAGCCTTGATCATGGCTGGCGTTCTTGGTTCAACGGTGCTTCCGTCATAGGAAAAAATTGGGCGAACTATCCCATACCGGGCAGTGAGGGGAAGCGCAGTATAGCCGTTAATCTAGCGCCCGTAGAACTCGTGCTGCGTGATCCTAATCTGTTACGAGACGGAATGCTCTATGTCCAGTTCAAACGTGATTGGCATGTGGAACCCTTGTTCCGTGGTCCGCGTACAGAATCGTGGCTGCACGTGCCGCGATGGCAAGGCGATGATATCTTGCTTTTCACGTCGCCCGAAGAGATACAGCTTATCAATAACACCGGTACCGTGCTGCACTTAAATGATTTGAACATCGCCCTGGAGTTAGAGGGACGACCGGAACGTTTCCACTTCCTCAACGAAAAAACACTCCTAGAAAATAAAAATAATCCAAATTATTATCCCTTTGTTACCCCTGCTTTTATGAAGAAGGATAGTTCCGCGCCTACCGTGGATGGGCTGCTCCCGCAAGAGGTTGTCAATCAATGGGCTGACGTGGATAGTAACGGCGACGGGATGCGCGATGCTAT is drawn from Candidatus Hydrogenedentota bacterium and contains these coding sequences:
- a CDS encoding HD domain-containing protein; the encoded protein is MVSGRARPALELLDNTGLLRELFPEINAMKGVEQPPQFHPEGDVFQHTLLALEQLPEGVSFTLAMAALLHDVGKPVTQTIEDRIRFTRHEHEGSRMADRICKGLRISNRKRNAIVWLVKNHMRLKDFMKMRPAKQLRYMADPGFEELLELGRIDALASNKDTSLISDIKKHVEELRAMQDKQALIINGHDLIQQGYAPGNHFRELLSQVENELVEGKFKTKEEALAYLLQHFPPPLGKK